One Dermacentor andersoni chromosome 6, qqDerAnde1_hic_scaffold, whole genome shotgun sequence genomic window carries:
- the LOC140219060 gene encoding neprilysin-3-like: MGGPFAVEASNHHYSVGAPSTTVSRRQILAKPVSAIRQGSQEYPVSAACALFTCCSLAIVAALVLGLYLFSQSKEGQVMVTKAMRFLRIGANNTKAPKTVATRSVDVRVKVDVLSHVTDRSSVATTTTSARPTVKTVPPCKRILCAYQTSRWTLSSAAHPCDDFYSFVCGNWSQGGQNDTSSFGTDQHKETEVLLQTLLEERRAASPKGDAVVSLYDTCLERTSYADSKLFVSSLLQRVGLSKWPYKDNVMSKNEMWNIHAHIFRALGISPLVTVSHVPDPKNASKSVVSLDIPPLYAKTDGDVRLPTWYLPSLYRATSMFDSDFYEDVSQRVLQFVGKLAQLRAKFKRRPRSTALSLEPFYAALVKYTLEGVAAVKSDTPLQLYNQAFFKALKSLISRTKSSSVYNYLGFCVLVHVSPLLSNEFETMSHAQMAWMSQRWQSSWALWQRCLWFIDDMDPTLLFGVFAKYAKTHMHLVNVSSVTERLRRVFRTRAQGLEWCAGERAKSCLSFIDGTSVKLVDLNVTRTTPAAAGNMTTGFFLEEYVALKRRRVETSLAQPQDGWKSVFSLFASAPAFDTKTQTLYLPLVPFFDLFHDADLDLLVRYPYLAHDVYRSLLEQLLRHVFTSVAQTPGTPQNCDRFGLSQPDSVRSVEELVLDATAWELSFRHFSGTRWEGYAFPGNHSTERSFFIFAAMGKCHNAVPEAPSAQLALRNGNEEMHAINEAFANTRVFGNLWGCNNRTIMNPEAKCNLWKS, translated from the coding sequence ATGGGTGGGCCTTTCGCAGTAGAAGCGTCGAATCACCATTACTCCGTGGGCGCGCCCAGCACGACAGTGTCCCGGCGCCAAATATTAGCGAAACCGGTGAGCGCGATCCGCCAGGGAAGTCAAGAATACCCGGTGTCGGCGGCCTGTGCCCTGTTCACGTGCTGCTCACTGGCTATAGTCGCAGCGCTCGTTTTAGGTCTTTACTTGTTTTCTCAGAGCAAAGAGGGCCAAGTGATGGTGACCAAGGCAATGAGGTTTTTGAGAATCGGCGCAAACAACACAAAGGCGCCCAAGACTGTCGCCACTAGAAGCGTCGACGTTAGGGTGAAGGTAGACGTGCTTTCTCACGTCACGGACAGATCGAGCGTTGCCACGACGACCACCAGTGCGCGTCCCACCGTGAAGACTGTGCCTCCATGCAAACGCATTCTGTGCGCGTACCAGACGTCCAGGTGGACACTAAGCTCGGCTGCGCATCCGTGCGATGACTTTTACTCGTTCGTCTGCGGCAACTGGTCGCAGGGCGGACAGAACGACACATCTTCGTTCGGGACAGACCAGCACAAAGAGACGGAAGTGCTCCTTCAAACTCTGCTCGAGGAGCGAAGAGCAGCGTCGCCGAAAGGCGATGCAGTGGTCTCGCTGTATGACACCTGTCTTGAGCGCACGTCTTACGCGGACTCAAAGTTGTTTGTCAGTTCCCTGCTTCAGAGGGTGGGGCTGAGCAAGTGGCCTTACAAGGACAACGTTATGAGCAAGAACGAAATGTGGAACATTCATGCCCACATATTCAGGGCGCTCGGCATTTCACCTCTGGTCACCGTCTCGCATGTTCCGGATCCGAAAAATGCCTCCAAGTCCGTGGTAAGCCTGGACATTCCACCCCTCTACGCTAAGACGGACGGCGACGTCCGATTGCCTACCTGGTACCTTCCTTCGTTGTATCGAGCGACGAGTATGTTTGACTCTGACTTTTACGAGGACGTCTCTCAAAGAGTGCTCCAGTTTGTCGGGAAGTTGGCACAACTTCGCGCTAAATTCAAAAGAAGACCGCGCTCGACTGCTCTGAGCTTGGAGCCGTTCTACGCGGCTCTCGTCAAGTACACGCTGGAAGGCGTAGCGGCCGTTAAATCGGACACCCCGTTGCAGCTTTACAACCAGGCTTTCTTCAAGGCCCTCAAGTCACTCATAAGCCGGACGAAGAGCTCGAGCGTCTACAATTATCTTGGCTTTTGCGTGCTCGTCCACGTGTCTCCGCTTCTTTCCAACGAGTTCGAAACCATGTCCCACGCTCAGATGGCTTGGATGTCTCAGCGTTGGCAGTCGTCGTGGGCACTCTGGCAGCGCTGTCTTTGGTTCATCGACGACATGGACCCTACTCTCCTCTTCGGCGTCTTCGCAAAGTATGCCAAGACTCACATGCACTTGGTCAACGTGAGCTCCGTGACTGAGAGGCTTCGCCGAGTGTTTCGCACGCGAGCCCAAGGTCTGGAATGGTGCGCGGGTGAACGCGCGAAAAGTTGCCTCAGCTTCATCGACGGCACGTCCGTCAAACTCGTCGACTTGAACGTCACGCGAACGACGCCTGCCGCCGCCGGCAACATGACGACCGGGTTCTTTCTCGAGGAGTACGTCGCCTTAAAACGGCGCAGGGTGGAGACGTCGCTGGCTCAACCGCAAGACGGCTGGAAATCCGTTTTCTCCCTGTTCGCCTCTGCGCCCGCATTCGACACGAAGACGCAGACTTTGTACTTGCCCTTAGTCCCGTTCTTCGACTTGTTCCACGACGCAGACCTCGACTTGCTGGTCAGGTACCCTTACCTGGCGCACGACGTCTACAGGTCACTCCTGGAGCAACTGCTGCGGCACGTCTTCACCTCCGTCGCCCAGACGCCCGGTACGCCGCAGAACTGCGATCGTTTTGGACTCTCGCAACCGGATAGCGTCCGTTCAGTCGAAGAGCTTGTGCTGGATGCCACAGCATGGGAGCTTTCTTTCCGTCACTTCTCCGGAACAAGGTGGGAGGGATACGCGTTTCCCGGGAACCACAGCACGGAGAGAAGCTTCTTCATTTTCGCGGCGATGGGCAAATGTCACAACGCGGTCCCAGAGGCGCCGTCGGCTCAACTAGCGCTGCGCAACGGGAATGAAGAAATGCACGCCATCAACGAGGCCTTCGCTAACACGCGGGTATTCGGCAACCTCTGGGGATGCAACAACCGCACGATAATGAATCCCGAGGCAAAGTGCAACCTATGGAAGTCGTGA